The following proteins are co-located in the Clostridiales bacterium genome:
- a CDS encoding citrate/2-methylcitrate synthase, with amino-acid sequence MDSKYSEITPRILELTELCLENSSIDLELYKKYKVNRGLRDLNGNGVLTGLTEISEIQAFDDADGEKIPCEGKLFYRGFDIEALVDGFVTEKRFGFEETTYLLIFGKLPTKQQLGDFASLLAQYRTLPTSFVRDIIMKAPTPDMMNTLARSVLTLHAYDTKANDVTIPNVLRQSLLLTAVFPLFAVYGYQTYRHYFEGDSLVIHTPKPELSTAENILYMLRPDSKYTELEARILDVALVLHAEHGGGNNSTFTTHVVSSSGTDTYSTVAASLGSLKGPKHGGANIKVVQMFEDLKRNVADWTDEDQISGYLRDLLHKNAFDKAGLIYGMGHAVYSLSDPRANIFKKFVKSLSEEKGRTEEFRLYSLVERLAAQIIAEERKIYKGVSANIDFYSGFVYSMLDLPLELYTPIFAIARISGWSAHRIEELINAGKIIRPSYKSVALKKPYVKLQNRS; translated from the coding sequence ATGGACAGCAAGTATTCGGAAATTACGCCAAGAATACTTGAACTGACAGAATTATGCCTGGAAAACAGCTCGATAGATTTGGAACTTTATAAAAAATATAAGGTCAACAGAGGACTGCGGGATTTAAACGGCAACGGAGTTCTGACAGGACTTACTGAGATATCGGAAATCCAGGCTTTTGATGATGCTGATGGGGAAAAAATCCCCTGTGAAGGAAAACTGTTTTACCGCGGTTTTGATATTGAAGCTTTGGTTGATGGCTTTGTCACTGAGAAGCGTTTTGGCTTTGAAGAAACAACCTACCTTTTAATCTTCGGGAAATTGCCCACAAAGCAGCAGCTTGGTGATTTCGCTTCTCTTCTGGCGCAATACAGAACGTTGCCGACAAGCTTTGTAAGAGATATCATCATGAAGGCACCTACACCGGACATGATGAACACGCTTGCACGGAGTGTTCTTACGCTCCATGCCTACGATACAAAAGCAAATGATGTGACCATACCCAATGTGCTGAGGCAGTCTCTTCTGCTGACTGCTGTTTTTCCACTGTTTGCGGTTTATGGATATCAGACCTATCGCCATTACTTCGAAGGAGACAGTTTGGTGATTCATACACCGAAACCGGAGCTTTCTACAGCAGAAAACATCTTATATATGCTGAGGCCTGATTCGAAATATACGGAATTGGAAGCCAGAATTTTGGATGTAGCACTAGTACTTCATGCGGAGCACGGCGGAGGGAACAATTCAACCTTTACGACCCACGTTGTTTCTTCTTCCGGTACGGATACCTATTCAACGGTTGCAGCTTCTCTTGGATCCTTGAAGGGGCCTAAGCACGGCGGCGCTAACATTAAGGTTGTACAAATGTTTGAAGATCTGAAGCGCAACGTAGCCGACTGGACTGACGAAGATCAAATTTCAGGATATTTAAGAGATCTTCTTCATAAAAACGCCTTTGATAAGGCAGGACTGATCTATGGAATGGGACATGCAGTTTATTCCTTATCTGATCCCAGAGCAAATATTTTCAAAAAGTTTGTTAAGAGTTTATCTGAGGAAAAAGGGAGAACGGAAGAGTTTCGGCTTTATTCTTTGGTAGAGCGTCTTGCTGCACAGATCATTGCTGAAGAGCGAAAGATCTATAAGGGCGTCAGCGCCAATATCGACTTTTACAGCGGGTTTGTTTACAGCATGCTCGATCTGCCGTTGGAGCTTTACACCCCGATTTTTGCAATCGCAAGGATTTCTGGATGGAGCGCACACCGTATTGAAGAACTCATCAATGCAGGAAAAATAATCAGACCGTCTTACAAGAGTGTGGCTTTAAAGAAACCATATGTGAAACTACAAAATAGATCATAA
- a CDS encoding radical SAM protein — protein sequence MKPSRYNFVYPYQFNKEYSVVYNSLNDTAGIVTSREAEFIKSCDRSLGIHDTKAEAFQKKGFIIDDNISELSALKVEYLKSKFDTKILSLVIVPTYQCNLDCACCYEKLSYSTTDNTVMSEQVQDSIYQWISLNLNGVERMEISWHGGEPLVALDAVKRLGTLLKRLADERGIQYDGMMSTNGYLLEETTVKALQAIGITRYKMSLDGCRENHDSRKRHKDGSPTYDVILENIEKSIQYIDEIDLRINIMNKEDLKDAYEIVSILREKGLLEKVVPRLGKPADFAEIENDVTFTREEFSCEAIKYSLQQGIGPAIFSKIDCFCQINRINGIIVDGHGTLFKCVSDTGDGQSCGKLSEDGSLVYNKNYYAYGLNNPMELELCEPCPFLPVCIGECAADRKEGRPCIFGSLSEECKAQYINAYVVKRLLKRLKTEGFSSAQEGGKMDAFIMGEYNAAAAKFIRNAASTYMLGDLIALAEKNKLDLCNEELELLMQLIQPTELAI from the coding sequence ATGAAACCATCAAGGTACAATTTTGTGTATCCCTATCAATTTAACAAGGAATATTCGGTGGTCTACAATTCGCTGAATGATACTGCGGGAATCGTTACCTCCCGGGAAGCGGAATTCATCAAAAGTTGTGATAGGAGTTTAGGTATACATGATACAAAAGCTGAGGCGTTTCAGAAAAAGGGGTTCATCATTGATGACAATATCAGTGAATTATCTGCGTTAAAAGTAGAGTATCTAAAATCGAAATTTGACACAAAAATATTGTCGTTGGTCATCGTTCCAACTTACCAGTGCAATCTGGATTGTGCTTGCTGCTATGAGAAACTCAGCTACAGCACTACAGACAATACCGTTATGTCCGAGCAGGTGCAGGATAGTATTTATCAATGGATCAGCCTAAATCTTAATGGTGTCGAGCGAATGGAAATTTCCTGGCATGGCGGCGAACCACTGGTGGCTCTGGATGCAGTGAAACGGCTGGGTACATTACTGAAAAGGCTAGCGGATGAACGCGGTATCCAGTATGACGGTATGATGTCTACTAACGGATACCTTCTTGAAGAAACCACAGTGAAAGCACTGCAGGCCATCGGCATCACCCGCTATAAGATGTCACTTGATGGATGCAGGGAAAACCACGACAGCAGAAAACGGCATAAAGACGGGAGTCCGACTTATGATGTCATCTTGGAAAATATTGAAAAGAGTATTCAGTACATAGATGAAATTGATTTGCGCATTAATATTATGAATAAAGAGGATTTGAAGGATGCATACGAAATCGTTTCTATCCTTAGAGAAAAAGGACTTCTTGAAAAAGTTGTTCCCAGATTAGGAAAACCTGCAGACTTTGCAGAAATCGAAAATGATGTTACTTTTACCAGAGAGGAATTCTCCTGCGAAGCAATAAAGTATTCCCTTCAACAGGGAATTGGACCTGCAATATTCTCAAAGATAGACTGCTTCTGCCAGATCAATCGAATCAACGGCATCATTGTAGACGGCCATGGTACTTTGTTTAAATGCGTTTCGGACACAGGGGACGGACAGAGCTGCGGTAAGCTTTCCGAAGACGGTTCTCTGGTTTACAATAAAAACTATTATGCATATGGACTCAACAATCCTATGGAGCTTGAACTTTGCGAACCATGTCCTTTCCTGCCCGTGTGCATCGGTGAGTGTGCAGCGGATCGAAAGGAGGGGAGACCGTGTATTTTCGGCTCTCTTTCAGAGGAATGCAAGGCCCAGTATATCAATGCTTACGTTGTGAAGCGGCTTTTGAAGAGGCTAAAAACAGAAGGGTTTTCATCTGCCCAGGAGGGTGGAAAAATGGATGCTTTCATTATGGGTGAATACAATGCGGCAGCTGCGAAGTTCATCCGGAATGCTGCATCAACCTATATGCTGGGAGACCTGATTGCTTTAGCGGAAAAAAATAAGCTTGATCTTTGCAATGAAGAGCTGGAGCTACTGATGCAGTTGATCCAGCCTACCGAATTGGCAATTTAA
- a CDS encoding adenosylcobinamide kinase/adenosylcobinamide-phosphate guanylyltransferase: MDRLDEVRKTSGGSVNVFISGGCKNGKSYFAQSLAKRLAAENRPLYYIATMHPVDGEDHARILRHREERQGWGFSTIEKSTEIGSMEADFNGSFLLDSVTALLSNEMFQRDGTIDTEAHVRIADELMQLTQKSSSMVLVSDYIYSDAERYDELTELYRKGLAWIDRALAQICDVVIEVAYGRIQIIKGPADFMKIMDIQEIQSICSR; encoded by the coding sequence ATGGATCGCTTGGATGAAGTCCGGAAAACATCGGGAGGCAGCGTGAACGTATTCATTAGCGGGGGTTGTAAAAACGGAAAATCTTACTTTGCTCAGAGTTTGGCAAAGCGGCTGGCGGCAGAAAATCGTCCGCTTTATTATATTGCCACCATGCATCCGGTAGATGGCGAAGATCACGCAAGAATCCTGCGGCACCGAGAGGAGCGCCAGGGCTGGGGGTTTTCAACCATTGAGAAGAGTACCGAAATCGGCAGTATGGAGGCGGATTTTAACGGCAGCTTTCTGCTGGACAGTGTAACCGCGCTGCTATCAAATGAAATGTTTCAGCGAGATGGAACGATAGATACTGAGGCACATGTAAGAATTGCTGATGAATTAATGCAGCTGACTCAGAAAAGCAGCAGCATGGTTTTGGTCTCGGACTATATTTACTCAGATGCAGAACGTTATGATGAACTGACCGAGCTTTACAGAAAAGGGCTGGCTTGGATTGACCGGGCCCTTGCGCAAATCTGTGATGTCGTAATTGAAGTGGCATACGGAAGAATTCAGATCATAAAGGGTCCGGCGGACTTTATGAAAATCATGGATATCCAGGAAATCCAAAGTATATGCAGCAGATAA
- a CDS encoding adenosylcobinamide-GDP ribazoletransferase, translating into MRFIQGFFMSLGMFSSIPCPYRPWNETARSLMLAWLPWVGLVIGLIWYGLFYAMEQLAIPLQLEAAVLVLYPYLITGFIHLDGYMDTSDAILSRRPLEDKLRILKDPHTGAFAVISVVVLMLLCYGAMASVIERINLKQALGILNGDPMLSLVLLPMITRCGSSIAMMTGKPLAHSQYNVDDKKKKSAAEITAVVITLAGVVLTAYTYATGVFSEGASFAPFLVLLGGFAGYLISIISAARQLGGVSGDLAGYALSIAEASGLIVLAVIL; encoded by the coding sequence TTGAGATTCATACAAGGTTTTTTCATGTCGCTCGGCATGTTTTCTTCAATCCCGTGCCCATATCGCCCGTGGAATGAGACAGCACGAAGTTTGATGCTGGCCTGGCTGCCCTGGGTGGGTCTTGTAATCGGGCTGATTTGGTATGGCCTTTTCTACGCCATGGAGCAGCTTGCCATTCCGCTGCAGCTTGAAGCTGCGGTATTGGTTCTGTATCCTTATCTGATTACGGGCTTTATCCATCTTGACGGTTACATGGATACCTCTGATGCGATCCTTTCCCGAAGGCCCCTTGAGGATAAGCTGAGAATCCTGAAAGATCCCCATACAGGAGCCTTTGCTGTAATCTCAGTGGTGGTTCTGATGCTGCTCTGCTACGGGGCCATGGCTTCCGTTATTGAGCGAATCAACCTAAAACAGGCATTGGGGATTCTAAACGGAGATCCTATGCTGAGTCTCGTTCTCTTGCCGATGATCACGCGATGCGGATCTTCAATCGCTATGATGACAGGGAAGCCTTTGGCCCACAGTCAATATAATGTCGATGATAAAAAGAAAAAATCTGCTGCTGAAATTACGGCGGTGGTGATTACCCTTGCAGGGGTGGTTTTAACGGCATACACATATGCTACGGGTGTCTTCTCAGAAGGAGCATCTTTTGCACCGTTTCTGGTTTTACTTGGTGGTTTTGCAGGATATCTCATCTCGATCATAAGTGCTGCGAGACAGCTTGGCGGCGTGTCAGGAGACCTGGCGGGCTATGCATTATCCATTGCGGAGGCTTCGGGATTGATTGTTTTAGCAGTGATTTTGTAA
- a CDS encoding cobalamin biosynthesis protein CobU, whose protein sequence is MHLIFGGAYQGKLEYAKARYGYTDQEVYDCALSKKAENSKVCGEASANSIDFSKVVIDHLEEFVLDCVKSGREAKELLAMDSELWKDSVLICTDISSGIVPCDAELRAWREMTGRTLMYLGAEACEVTRIFCGIPQQIK, encoded by the coding sequence ATGCATTTAATTTTTGGCGGTGCATACCAGGGGAAATTGGAGTATGCAAAAGCAAGATATGGATATACGGATCAGGAAGTATATGACTGTGCCTTGAGCAAGAAAGCAGAGAACTCAAAGGTATGCGGGGAAGCATCCGCTAACAGTATTGATTTCTCAAAGGTTGTGATCGACCATCTGGAAGAGTTTGTGCTGGATTGTGTCAAGTCTGGACGGGAAGCCAAAGAGCTGCTTGCAATGGATAGTGAATTGTGGAAGGATTCTGTTCTTATCTGCACCGATATTTCATCAGGGATTGTACCCTGCGATGCAGAGCTGAGAGCCTGGAGAGAAATGACAGGCAGAACGCTGATGTATCTTGGGGCGGAAGCGTGTGAAGTGACCAGAATCTTCTGCGGTATTCCGCAACAAATCAAATAA
- a CDS encoding histidine phosphatase family protein → MGKIHLIRHGTTEGNQGRKYYGSTDLPLANEGVDGIVQQALAGIYPKAEGELLITTGLARTEQTFFLIYGSKEHQIIPELQEYRFGDFEMKTHDELEHDPRYQAWMSDEEGITPCPNGESPQDFRKRAGEGFAKILELHKGNGKQERDIILVCHGGVISLIMATCFPKADKNIFEWQPDPGRGYSIHTIDGLAVSYDKI, encoded by the coding sequence ATGGGAAAAATTCATTTGATTAGACACGGAACAACAGAGGGAAATCAAGGCAGAAAATATTACGGGAGCACGGATCTTCCTCTGGCAAATGAAGGGGTAGACGGAATTGTTCAGCAAGCTCTTGCCGGTATTTATCCCAAGGCGGAAGGAGAACTTCTTATTACTACTGGCCTTGCGAGAACCGAACAAACCTTTTTTCTGATTTACGGAAGCAAAGAACATCAGATCATCCCGGAATTGCAGGAGTATCGGTTTGGGGACTTTGAAATGAAGACCCACGATGAATTGGAACACGATCCCCGGTATCAGGCGTGGATGAGTGACGAAGAGGGGATAACTCCCTGCCCTAACGGAGAAAGCCCGCAGGATTTTCGAAAGAGGGCAGGAGAGGGCTTTGCGAAAATATTGGAGCTTCATAAAGGAAACGGAAAACAGGAGCGTGACATCATTCTCGTTTGTCATGGGGGTGTGATCTCCCTGATTATGGCAACCTGTTTCCCCAAAGCTGATAAAAATATCTTTGAGTGGCAGCCCGATCCGGGTAGGGGGTATTCCATTCACACCATTGACGGATTGGCAGTTTCTTATGATAAAATCTAA
- a CDS encoding DUF1540 domain-containing protein has translation MNHNSSIGCNVTECRFHCQEDNYCTLDKIQVVKHSQKADSVEQTDCGSFKKS, from the coding sequence ATGAATCACAATTCAAGCATCGGATGTAATGTAACAGAATGTCGTTTCCATTGTCAGGAAGATAACTACTGCACGCTGGACAAAATCCAGGTGGTAAAACATTCCCAGAAGGCGGATTCCGTGGAGCAGACGGACTGCGGAAGCTTTAAGAAGAGTTAA